From Anaplasma ovis str. Haibei:
GTCTTCATATGATACATGGTGCTGTGAAGCGGACTTGATAGATTTTTTTGAAGGTGTATCATGGCGGTAATACCTTTCAGCGGTGTTTACGTGAGGGAAGCCGATAGCCCCATGGATGTGTTTGGTCTATGGTATTCTGAAATGCTGCAGGCCACTGGAGCCTATATACGTGAGCCGTCTGCGATGGTACTTGCTACTTGCGATGCTCAAAACAGGCCGTCAGCCCGGGTGGTATTGCTCAAGAAGTATGGTGAAGCGGGGTTTGAGTTTGTCACCAATTTTAATAGTAGAAAGGGGAAAGAAATTGCCGGCAATCCGCAAGTTGCGCTAGTTTTTGACTGGCGACATGTAGGCAGGCAGGTGCGTGTTGAAGGGCTGGCGACGCTTATGGATGCGGGTGAATCCGATGCATATCACGCTTCCCGGTCCCGCGAGAGTAAAATAAGTGCGTGGTGCTCACAGCAATCAACGGTTTTGGAGAGTAGGGAGCTGTTGCTTGAGCAGTTTGAGCGTACACAGCGCGGGTTTGAAGGACAAGAGGTTCCCAGACCGGGGTACTGGGGGGGAATTAGAGTTGTCCCACATGTAGTGGAGTTTTGGGAGGACGGCGCACACAGGCTACATTTCAGAAAGCAGTACAGCCGCGGGGACGGTGGCTCATGGAGATATGTTGACCTATACCCCTAGTGGCCTATGCGTACTGCATTGCACTCAAGCACTGCCTTACTGTAGCTCCGTCGTTGAATTCTACAGATTTTCCCGCAATTTGTTGGGTGGTCTCGTGCCCCTTGCCCGCTATAAGTAGTACGTGGTCGTTACGGATTGCAAAATTTACTGCATAATGAATTGCGTTCCCCCTATCCGGGATCTCGATTGCTTTTTTACAATGCGACAGAATTTCTTTTCGTATAGTTTCTGGGTTTTCACTTCTCGGATTGTCATCTGTGACTATAACCACATCAGCGTACTTATTGGCCACTATACCCATGGTTTCGCGTTTTTCTCTATCACGGTCGCCCCCACACCCGAACACTAACACTGTTTTTTGAGGGAATCCATGCCACTTCAATGAAGTGAGGGCGTGCTCCAAAGCGTCATATGTGTGCGCATAATCGATAATTATACGATCACCTATCAGCTCCATGCGCCCTCTTGGGGGTACCAACTTGTCAATGGGAACATCTATGTATCCGGACCCTGAGGCTGCCACTATAGCCAATGCGCATAGCAAGTTTGATATTTGGAATTTCCCCAGAACCGGAAATGCCCCTTCGTAAATCACCTTACCGCATATTTCCACTGTTATGTTATGTCCTCGTGTGTTGCTCTCCAGACGAACCAACCTTACGTCACCCGTATCGGCACCGTAGGTGATTACGTTGCGGCCTGCCGCCAACTCCCTTAACTCGGCATACTGTTCCGAGTCCGCGTTTAGTACCGCACATCCCTCACGTGACAGCACTTCGGAGAATAATTTTTGCTTTGTGGCCCAGTATTTTTCCATACTGCCGTGGTAATCCAAGTGATCACTGGAGAGATTAGTGAAGGCCGCGGTGCTGGCTTTTACGCCATACAAGCGCTTTTGTGCCATACCGTGACTCGAGGCTTCCATGCACAGATATTTGACTTGCAAGTTGTGCAGTTCGCTCAACGTTTTATGCAGCTCCACCGCGTCAGGCGTTGTAAACGAGGTGCTGCTGGGCAAAGTTGTACTGCCTACTATAGCGCCCAAAGTGCCCATACTGGCCCCCGTGTGCCCGGTAAGGCACCAAATTTGCCTACAGAAATCTGCCACAGAAGTTTTGCCGTTTGTGCCTGTTACTACTGCAACGAACTCAGGCTGCCTGCTGTGGTAAAACTCGGAAG
This genomic window contains:
- the pdxH gene encoding pyridoxamine 5'-phosphate oxidase → MAVIPFSGVYVREADSPMDVFGLWYSEMLQATGAYIREPSAMVLATCDAQNRPSARVVLLKKYGEAGFEFVTNFNSRKGKEIAGNPQVALVFDWRHVGRQVRVEGLATLMDAGESDAYHASRSRESKISAWCSQQSTVLESRELLLEQFERTQRGFEGQEVPRPGYWGGIRVVPHVVEFWEDGAHRLHFRKQYSRGDGGSWRYVDLYP
- a CDS encoding UDP-N-acetylmuramoyl-L-alanyl-D-glutamate--2,6-diaminopimelate ligase, coding for MYALLPPKIAVTSPMNIDNIVRKLVGQASGVTADSRSVKPGFVFVCLSEAAKGFVPDAVEAGAKFIVANNAEGLSRVDCSQIIICPRQYDFYYKLASEFYHSRQPEFVAVVTGTNGKTSVADFCRQIWCLTGHTGASMGTLGAIVGSTTLPSSTSFTTPDAVELHKTLSELHNLQVKYLCMEASSHGMAQKRLYGVKASTAAFTNLSSDHLDYHGSMEKYWATKQKLFSEVLSREGCAVLNADSEQYAELRELAAGRNVITYGADTGDVRLVRLESNTRGHNITVEICGKVIYEGAFPVLGKFQISNLLCALAIVAASGSGYIDVPIDKLVPPRGRMELIGDRIIIDYAHTYDALEHALTSLKWHGFPQKTVLVFGCGGDRDREKRETMGIVANKYADVVIVTDDNPRSENPETIRKEILSHCKKAIEIPDRGNAIHYAVNFAIRNDHVLLIAGKGHETTQQIAGKSVEFNDGATVRQCLSAMQYA